A region of Oncorhynchus kisutch isolate 150728-3 linkage group LG29, Okis_V2, whole genome shotgun sequence DNA encodes the following proteins:
- the LOC109873508 gene encoding WW domain-binding protein 1-like: MPQKTLGSIVGLLCTGTCLVQGKEFCFGVNNEQYRCEMGYCCGETECCTYYYELWWFWLVWTLIIMLSCCCAYRHRRVKMRLQQEQRQREISLMAYQGASSAFISPPPLNLRFWTDCKLPDYEEVVGHPPTPPPPYSEIPPETTTAIMLPSIQSEVVLMLEPSTEDAPREEQTANSPSDQEAASVSSQSERPVEVDPECPLEELLTRRRHVTGDSGIEVCVCQLDEGSGPEEDEELMCQGATGDCCSASDHHHTLRHKARTPEPQPQGQTTSTGDRLV; the protein is encoded by the exons ATGCCACAGAAAACACTGGGATCCATTGTAGGTCTGCTTTGCACCGGGACCTGTTTGGTACAG ggTAAGGAGTTCTGTTTTGGAGTGAACAATGAGCAATACCGGTGTGAGATGGGGTACTGCTGCGGTGAGACGGAGTGCTGCACCTACTACTACGAGCTGTGGT ggtTCTGGCTGGTGTGGACCCTCATCATAATGCTGAGTTGCTGCTGTGCCTACCGTCACCGCCGGGTCAAGATGCGGCTGCAGCAGGAGCAGCGCCAGCGTGAAATCAGCCTTATGGCCTACCAGGGTGCTTCTAGCGCCTTCATttcccctccacccctcaaccTGA GGTTCTGGACAGACTGCAAGCTTCCTGACTATGAAGAGGTGGTGGGTCATCCCCCGACTCCCCCTCCGCCTTACTCCGAGATTCCCCCAGAGACCACCACTGCCATCATGCTGCCCTCCATCCAATCAGAAGTGGTCTTGATGCTGGAGCCCTCAACAGAGGACGCGCCAAGAGAGGAGCAGACCGCCAATTCGCCATCAGACCAAGAAGCCGCGTCTGTTTCCAGCCAATCAGAGCGACCAGTGGAGGTGGACCCTGAATGCCCATTGGAGGAGCTGCTGACCCGGCGCAGGCACGTGACAGGCGACTCAGGGATTGAGGTGTGTGTTTGCCAACTAGATGAGGGCTCTGGGCCGGAGGAGGACGAGGAGCTGATGTGTCAGGGGGCCACGGGGGACTGCTGCTCTGCCTCTGATCACCACCATACCCTCAGACACAAAGCGAGAACCCCTGAGCCCCAACCTCAGGGTCAGACCACCAGCACCGGAGACCGCCTGGTCTGA